From Candidatus Neomarinimicrobiota bacterium:
CGGCTAAATTAATGGTACAGATACTCAAATTCGTAGTTCTTTTCGCATACATCGCAGCGTTGTACTATTACGCTCTCGATTTTACGGGAAAACGAAGAGGTTTCCTGCTAAAACCCGTCAACGTGTTGCAAACTGCTATTGTTATTCACCTGTTTTATTGGGGAGCGTTGTATTTCAATTCAGGAAATTTGCCGATTGGAAGTCTATTCGGAGCTCTAACGACTTTCGTCCTGCTGATCTCCCTGATATATATGTTTATAGAAATCGTCGTTAAAGACCGGTCATTCGGCATATTTCTTCTTCCGCTTGTCATACTGTTGCAGGGAATATCATCAATATTTATAAGAACTGACGCCGTCCAATCACCAATATTGGAGAACGCGATATTTGAAATTCACGTGATATCCATGATAGTCTCCTACTCCGCATTTTCTTTAGGAGCGATCGCAGGAGTTATGCATTTGCTGCTGTCGCAAAAGATCAAAAGACAAAAATTGGGAATACTGTACATAAACCTTCCTTCTTTACAATTTCTTTCACAGGTAATAGTCATATCAGTCTATTTTGGCTTTGTTTTCCTGACAGCGGGAATGTTGTTAGGTTTTTTCAACGCTTTTCAGGTGCCGGAAGCAGGAATTTCGTTCTTTGATCCGAAGATAATTTCTGTCATCCTTACGTGGGCTATATACGGTTATTTCATATTAAGACATTTATTGAAACGGTTAGGCGCCAAAGAATCGGCGTATCTTTCACTGGTCGGATTCCTGATGATATTTTTTACCTTTTTTGTAGTAAACATACTGATGACAACTTTTCATCTGTTTCCGTAGAAAGAGTAGAAATTGAAAATCTCAGGCGCCATTTACCC
This genomic window contains:
- the ccsA gene encoding cytochrome c biogenesis protein CcsA, which codes for MVQILKFVVLFAYIAALYYYALDFTGKRRGFLLKPVNVLQTAIVIHLFYWGALYFNSGNLPIGSLFGALTTFVLLISLIYMFIEIVVKDRSFGIFLLPLVILLQGISSIFIRTDAVQSPILENAIFEIHVISMIVSYSAFSLGAIAGVMHLLLSQKIKRQKLGILYINLPSLQFLSQVIVISVYFGFVFLTAGMLLGFFNAFQVPEAGISFFDPKIISVILTWAIYGYFILRHLLKRLGAKESAYLSLVGFLMIFFTFFVVNILMTTFHLFP